Proteins encoded by one window of Lycium barbarum isolate Lr01 chromosome 11, ASM1917538v2, whole genome shotgun sequence:
- the LOC132619817 gene encoding secreted RxLR effector protein 161-like, which produces MEKAKPIDTPIAIATRLDRDELGSPVNETMYRGIIGSQLYLTASKPDIVFSVDLCARFQSSPKESHLKAAKRISRYLKGTQCLALFYPSGDNFDLVGYVDADYAGYFVDKKRKSGMAHFLGSCLLSWGTKKQNSVALSTAEAEYVAAAS; this is translated from the coding sequence ATGGAGAAGGCTAAGCCCATTGATACACCTATAGCTATTGCTACTCGGTTAGACAGGGATGAACTTGGTTCCCCTGTGAATGAAACCATGTATAGGGGTATCATTGGGTCACAACTGTACTTAACTGCCAGTAAACCTGACATTGTCTTTAGTGTTGATTTGTGTGCAAGGTTCCAATCAAGTCCAAAGGAATCCCATTTAAAAGCTGCAAAAAGAATCTCTAGGTATCTCAAGGGGACTCAGTGCCTGGCCCTCTTCTATCCTTCAGGAGATAATTTTGACTTGGTTGGATATGTTGATGCTGATTATGCTGGATATTTTGTGGATAAAAAGAGAAAATCTGGAATGGCGCATTTTCTGGGGTCATGCTTGCTCTCTTGGGGTACAAAGAAACAAAATTCAGTGGCTCTTTCTACTGCCGAAGCTGAGTATGTGGCTGCTGCCTCTTGA